ATGCACATTGAAGAACTTGGCCAGCAACATGCGGCTGGAGTTGGTCAGGTGCGGGCGCGCGCCGCTTTCAATCTGCGACAGGTAAGACTGGCTGATAGGCTTGCCCAGGCGCGCGCCGATGGCATCGACGACTTCCTGCTGGGTCATGGCGCGGCCCAGGCCGCAGAGCGTGCCTTCCACCTCGCGCAGGTAACGGATTTTCTCGCCGAGCTTCATATTGCAATCAGCAATATTTATATTGCTATTTGCAATACTAGTCAAGGAATTTATTTGTTTTGTTTTCATCGGCTTGAGCCGAGACGCGCTCAACCTTCCGCAAATCCGCACTTTACAGGTTGCTCCCTCGCGGCGATCTCCACCAACCGGAAAATGCGCGCGACCCGCGTCGTTACCGACTTTTACGGAACTTACCTGGGCATTAGGGGTTCATCCAATTGGGGCGTGCGACACGACGGAGTCGCCGGTGCGCAGCCTTTGGGAAAAAGCGAATTTGAACTGGGTATGGACCTGGATGGCCGTGTACGGCGGATCACTCAGCGTGCTGGCCGCCTATCTCGCCTCCACGATTACGGCAGCGGCGGCAAGCGAAATCAGAAGCAAGAACTAAGAACCAATGCGCGGTCACGCGCGACCACGTCTGATTTCTGACTTCTACTTTCAAATATCAATCATCACATCGTCGCCTTCGACCTTGAGCGGGTAGACCTGAACCCGCGAACTTGGGCTGACGTCGGCCGCGCCGGTCTTGGGGTCGTACATCCAGCCATGCCACGGACAGACGATTTTGCCATCCAGGACGACCCCCTGCCCGAGCGGGCCACCACGGTGGATGCATACGTTATCCATCGCGGAGTAGGCGCCATCAACGTTGGCGACGCAAAACACCTTTTCGCCGAGGGTGAATTCCTTGGCTTCGCCCTCCCCGGGCAGGTCGGACTTGATTGCGATCTTTTGCCACATAGCTTTTCCGCTCTCATCTATCAGCTTACCGCAAACCGACGCTGCACAAATGCGCGTTGACGAGCGGCAGGCTGAAAACGAAAACCCGACCGGAGGCGGTCGGGCCACATTTTTTATCGAGAGATCCTTCGACTGCGCTCGCGTCGCGAGCTTCGCTCAGGATGACCGCGGCGGGCTTCCGCTGCGCTCACGCCCGCCAAGCGCGGTCATTTCGGCTGCAGCGTCTGCGCGATCATTACCTGGCGCTTGAAGTTCTCCACGTCCTGCTCGCTGAGGCGAACCTCGGTGGGCTTTTTCGCCAGCGACATCTGGTCGATTTTGTCCTGCAGCTTGAGCAGCGCGTAGAACAGGTTTTCCGGCCGCGGCGGGCAGCCAATCACGTAGACATCGACGGGCACGATCTTGTCCACGCCTTGCAGCACCGCGTAGGTATTGAAAGGCCCTCCCACGGAGGAGCACGCGCCCATGGAGATCACCCACTTCGGGTCAGGCATCTGGTCGTAGATGCGCTTGACCACCGGCGCCATCTTCAGGGTCACGGTGCCGGCGACGATCATGAGGTCGCTCTGCCGCGGGCTGGGACGGAAGACCTCGCTGCCGAAGCGCGCGATGTCGAAACGCGCGGTGGAGGAGGCGATCATTTCGAT
The DNA window shown above is from Terriglobales bacterium and carries:
- a CDS encoding NADH-quinone oxidoreductase subunit B family protein yields the protein MSSWLQNKFEKNFLISTVDYVFNWARKSAIWPMTFGLACCAIEMIASSTARFDIARFGSEVFRPSPRQSDLMIVAGTVTLKMAPVVKRIYDQMPDPKWVISMGACSSVGGPFNTYAVLQGVDKIVPVDVYVIGCPPRPENLFYALLKLQDKIDQMSLAKKPTEVRLSEQDVENFKRQVMIAQTLQPK
- a CDS encoding Rieske (2Fe-2S) protein, with translation MWQKIAIKSDLPGEGEAKEFTLGEKVFCVANVDGAYSAMDNVCIHRGGPLGQGVVLDGKIVCPWHGWMYDPKTGAADVSPSSRVQVYPLKVEGDDVMIDI